The Streptomyces sp. Mut1 genome window below encodes:
- the egtA gene encoding ergothioneine biosynthesis glutamate--cysteine ligase EgtA yields the protein MSSDTPGGHGPPAPAPPIGEGEAEDLLRGICFKTGPPRTVGVELEWLLHDREHPHRPVPPHLLEAAATAVRALPLSAALTFEPGGQLELSSRPAASLMACVDDTAADLVAVRAALARLGLVPAGMGVDPWQSPRRVLREPRYEAMESAFDRRGPAGRAMMCTTASVQVCLDAGEEEPGPLGYARRWQLAHVLGAVLVAAFANSPFQRGAPTPWRSTRQSLWADLDASRTLAPCDALPPRDAWTAHVLDTPVLCVRGEGPWAVPEGLAFRDWIRSGLPGRRPDRGDLDYHITTLFPPVRPRGHLELRMIDAQPGDGGWIVPLAVTTALFDDPEAAETVYRAVKPLAETAGASAAPRNPLWTAAARDGLTDPELRQAAAVCFALALEALPRIGASRAVVDAVAGFHDRYVARGRCPADDLRDLLTTGPAHRPDHPKGTLS from the coding sequence ATGTCATCCGACACACCCGGCGGCCACGGTCCGCCCGCTCCGGCCCCGCCCATCGGCGAGGGCGAGGCGGAGGATTTACTGCGCGGCATCTGCTTCAAGACGGGACCGCCGCGCACCGTGGGAGTCGAACTCGAATGGCTTCTGCACGATCGTGAACACCCCCACCGCCCCGTCCCGCCCCACCTGCTGGAGGCGGCCGCAACGGCCGTCCGGGCGCTGCCCCTGAGTGCGGCGCTCACCTTCGAACCCGGCGGACAGCTGGAGCTCAGCTCGCGCCCCGCCGCTTCCCTGATGGCGTGTGTCGATGACACCGCCGCCGATCTCGTCGCCGTACGGGCCGCCCTCGCCCGGCTGGGTCTCGTCCCCGCCGGTATGGGCGTCGATCCGTGGCAGTCACCGCGCCGGGTCCTGCGCGAGCCCCGGTACGAGGCCATGGAGAGCGCGTTCGACCGGCGGGGGCCGGCCGGCCGCGCCATGATGTGCACCACCGCCTCGGTCCAGGTCTGCCTGGACGCCGGGGAGGAGGAGCCGGGGCCGCTCGGGTACGCGCGGCGCTGGCAGCTGGCCCATGTGCTGGGCGCGGTGCTGGTGGCGGCCTTCGCCAACTCGCCGTTCCAGCGGGGCGCGCCGACACCCTGGCGGTCGACGCGCCAGTCCCTGTGGGCCGACCTGGACGCGTCACGGACGCTGGCGCCTTGCGATGCGTTGCCGCCGCGCGACGCCTGGACCGCGCATGTCCTGGACACGCCGGTGCTGTGTGTCCGGGGCGAGGGTCCGTGGGCCGTGCCGGAGGGGCTCGCCTTCCGGGACTGGATCCGCTCGGGGCTGCCCGGACGCCGCCCGGACCGGGGTGACCTCGACTACCACATCACCACGTTGTTCCCGCCGGTCCGGCCGCGCGGACACCTGGAGCTGCGCATGATCGACGCGCAGCCCGGTGACGGCGGCTGGATCGTGCCGCTCGCCGTCACGACCGCCCTGTTCGACGACCCCGAGGCCGCCGAGACCGTCTACCGCGCCGTGAAGCCGCTGGCCGAGACCGCGGGTGCCTCGGCCGCCCCGCGCAATCCGCTCTGGACGGCCGCCGCCCGCGACGGACTGACCGATCCGGAGCTGCGCCAGGCGGCTGCCGTCTGCTTCGCGCTCGCCCTGGAGGCGCTGCCCAGGATCGGCGCGTCCCGGG
- a CDS encoding TIGR02452 family protein, with protein MSARLRGIARETEAIVRAGSYRTAQGRDISIERALTAALSGTRLYGPEPVPVAVLDRDRAPDIEVTGESSLRAAARMTAERPGKVAVLNYASARNPGGGYLNGAQAQEEALCRASALYATLLRAPEYYAHHRAERGAFYTDRVIHSPGVPVFRDDRGRLLDTPYAAGFLTSPAPNAGVIRARTPQEAHRIPAALAARAERVLEVAAVRGYRRLVLGAWGCGVFRNDPAEVAGAFRALLTGEGRFAGHFEQIVFGILGRDDTSPTKTAFERVFAQWCEPSP; from the coding sequence GTGAGCGCCCGGCTGCGCGGCATCGCGCGGGAGACCGAAGCCATCGTCCGGGCGGGTTCCTACCGCACCGCACAGGGCCGCGACATCAGTATCGAACGTGCCCTGACCGCCGCGCTTTCGGGCACCCGTCTGTACGGCCCCGAGCCGGTGCCCGTCGCCGTGCTCGACCGCGACCGGGCCCCGGACATCGAGGTAACGGGCGAGAGCAGCCTGCGGGCGGCCGCCCGGATGACCGCCGAGCGGCCCGGCAAGGTGGCTGTCCTGAACTACGCGTCCGCCCGCAACCCCGGCGGCGGCTACCTCAACGGCGCCCAGGCGCAGGAAGAGGCCCTGTGCCGGGCATCCGCCCTGTACGCCACGCTGCTGCGGGCCCCCGAGTACTACGCCCACCACCGCGCCGAACGCGGCGCGTTCTACACCGACCGGGTCATCCACTCACCGGGCGTGCCCGTCTTCCGCGACGACCGCGGCCGGCTGCTCGACACCCCGTACGCGGCGGGCTTCCTGACCTCGCCCGCGCCCAACGCCGGAGTGATCCGCGCCCGGACCCCGCAGGAGGCGCACCGCATCCCCGCCGCGCTCGCCGCCCGCGCGGAACGGGTGCTGGAGGTCGCGGCCGTACGCGGCTACCGCCGGCTGGTCCTGGGCGCCTGGGGATGCGGCGTCTTCCGCAACGACCCCGCCGAGGTGGCCGGCGCGTTCCGCGCGCTGCTCACCGGGGAGGGCCGGTTCGCGGGCCACTTCGAGCAGATCGTGTTCGGCATCCTCGGCCGCGACGACACCTCACCGACGAAGACCGCGTTCGAGCGCGTCTTCGCCCAGTGGTGTGAACCCTCACCCTGA
- a CDS encoding type II toxin-antitoxin system PemK/MazF family toxin has protein sequence MTIQHRTDSHDDPAAFPGRSGSTATAEAEPRDVGPVRTSYAPDRDGNPDPGEIVWTWVPFEENDGRGKDRPVLVVAREAAGTLLAVQLSSKQHDRDREWVALGAGPWDSSGRQSWVDLDRVLRVHEDGMRREACALDRDRFDLVVGRLRERYGWS, from the coding sequence ATGACGATCCAGCACCGCACCGACAGCCATGACGATCCGGCCGCCTTCCCCGGCCGCTCGGGTTCCACCGCCACCGCGGAGGCCGAGCCGCGCGATGTGGGCCCGGTCCGCACCTCCTACGCCCCCGACCGGGACGGCAACCCCGATCCCGGGGAGATCGTCTGGACCTGGGTGCCCTTCGAGGAGAACGACGGGCGCGGCAAGGACCGTCCGGTGCTGGTGGTGGCGCGGGAGGCGGCGGGCACGCTGCTGGCCGTGCAGCTGTCCAGCAAGCAGCACGACCGGGACCGCGAGTGGGTGGCGCTGGGCGCCGGCCCCTGGGACAGCTCGGGGCGCCAGTCGTGGGTGGACCTGGACCGGGTGCTGCGGGTGCACGAGGACGGGATGCGGCGCGAGGCGTGCGCCCTGGACCGGGACAGGTTCGACCTGGTCGTCGGGCGGCTGAGGGAGCGCTACGGCTGGTCGTGA